Genomic segment of Caproiciproducens sp. NJN-50:
ACGTCGGAAACGAGCTGCCGGGTTACCGCATCCTCGACCAAATAGCGGACGTGGCTTACAGTGTCTTCGTAACTGTCGGGATGCTCATAGCTTTGCAGCTGGAAATATGGATTTGTGGAAAATCCGTCCCTGTCATAGATCGCCGAATATCCGGGCTTGATCTCAAAGATATCCTTGAAAATGCCGGTGCCCGCCGTGCGCGCGGGGCCGATGCCAAGAATCTCGCAGAGCCCCTGACGGTCCAGGACCGGATTGATCCCAGGGTATTGGAGCAGGGCCTTGACCTCCGATCCGAAGACCAGGCGGTCCCCGGAAACCGTATAGAACAGAGGCTTGACACCGAACCGGTCCCGGCAGAGAAAACAGCGGTTCCGTCTCTCGTCGTCGACGGCGAACGCAAAAATCCCGTTCAGCTTTTTGGGGCATTCCGAACCGTAATGAATATAGCATTTGAGCAGCACTTCCGTGTCGCTCGTGGTTTCGAAAACATATCCCACGGATTCCATCTCGCGGCGGAGTTCACCGCCGTTGTAAAGTTCCCCATTGTAAACGATCGTGTATCGGTAACCGCCCGAATAGGCTGTCATCGGCTGCTTGCCGCCCTCCAAATCAATGACTGCAAGCCTTTGATGGGCGAAAGCCGCGTGATTTGAAACAAATACCCCATTTTCATCGGGTCCGCGGTGCCGGAGCGTATTTCCCATGCGCCTGACAAGCTGACCTAGAAAAGGGGCCTCTTCCGTAAAATCTTCGCTGTAATTACAAAAACCTGCAATCCCACACATATGGAACCCCCTCCTTTGAAGTTACATTACCATATTATGTGAAATTGCAATTATGGTTCAAAGAAACAACCCCGCACCTGTTTGAGATGCGGGGTAAGATTTACTTTTTCTTTTTCTCCGTTTTTTCCTCAGCGCTTTTTGCAAGTTCATTCAAAATCCGTTCCGACGCTGTCCGCCGCGCGTTCGCCTCGACGGACAGCTCGATGGCCAGCCGGGTCAGATCCGCTTCGCTCTGCGATGTGGAGCGGATGCGGTCACAGACTTCTTTCATCGCGGCTGTCTGAGCGCTGCAGAACCGGTCGTATATTTCGCTTTGCGAGGCGTTCAGCAGCAGGATCTTTACCAGTAGAGAGATGTCCTGAATGGAAAGGACCTGTTTGAGCATGCAGATGACGGTCAGGATCGCCAAGTGGTCCCGGGAATACTTCTTCTGCTCCGGCCTTGGAAGAACCCCGTCCTTGACATAGTTGTTGATCATGCTGGAGGTCAAAAGATTCGTGCCCTCATCTCTTTCATACAGGCTGAGCTGTTTGTTCATATAAGTCAGCACCTGGTCCATATAAAGATAAATTTCCGGCAGCCGGTCCCATTCCACCGCCTTGGATTCTTCGATTTGTCCGACCCATTTCTGAATCCGGTCGGTAGCCTCGCTCATATCTTTTTCTCCTTTCCCACACTTTTTCCCCTGCCGAGGGCATAACGGCTCGGAGGAATTCCCATATACCGCCGGAACACCCTGGAAAAATACAGCTGATCGGAGAATCCTGTGGAATAGGCTGTCTCTCCGACCGTCAGGTCTCCCGCCGCTAAAAGTTCCGCCGCTTTTCCGACCCGGTAGCGCATCAGGTATTCGTTCGGCGGCATGGAAATATGCCGCATGAACAGGCGGTAGAGATGGCTGCGGCTGATCCCCGCGTTGGACGCGATGCTGCTGACCGTGATGTCGCCGGAATAATTGTAATCGATGAATTTAATTGCCTTTTTTACATATTCGTAACCGTTGTCCTGCGGCTGGGCGGGCTTTCCGAACCGGTCCATCAGTTCGGCGAGAAACAAAAGCAGCCCGGATTCCATGCGGGCTTCTTCGCTGGGACTTGAACCGGAAGAATTGCAGATGCCAGTCAACAGGCGTTCCAGACGGTCGTCGCCTTCATAATGGAAAACCGGCTCGCGGTCTAAAAGGCCCGTCTGTTCCATCAGGCGTTTCGCATCGCTTCCGTTGAATCCGACCCAGCAGTAGGTCCAGGGTTCCTTGCCGTCCGCGGCGTAGGAGACAAGCTGAGACGGCACAACGAGAAATCCGTCCCCCACGGACAGCCGGTGCTGTTTTCCCGAGCAGCGAAAGGTTCCGCGCCCGGAGAGAATATAGTGAATCAAATAGTGGTCGCGCACGGCGGGACCCCAGGAATGGCACGAGGCGCAGCGTTGGACACCGCAGCTGTATACCGCAAGCCCAAGGCTGTTGTGGAACGGGTCGCGAAACGAACGGCGAAATTCCTCTTCTCCCAAGCTCCCGCCCTCCCTTGGTTTTCTTCTTTATATTATAATTCCGAGCCGCCCGATATGCAATAAAAATCAGAAAATGATGAAACATAAAAAATCAAAAAATGGCGAAATACAATTGAAATCGAATACGGGATTGGTTATAATTAGATAGCGTGCTTATAAAATCATCCAATGTGTTTGTCGGAATCTTTAAATTTGGGAGTGGATATGCGAATGAATGTTCAACAGGAAGTGCAAATATCACTGACAGTTTTGATCACCGGACTTGTAGTTGTATTTTTGATGCTGATTTTCCTGACGCTGATTATTAAGGGATACGGCAATGCGGTACATTCAATCCAGTCCAGACACGATCAAAAACAGCTGCGGGACGCGCGGCCGCTCCCAGAATTTGAGCCGGTCCGGGCGGCGGAGCCAGCGGAGGGGGAATCGCCGCTGCGAATCCAGGCCGGCGGTGAGGGAATTCCGGATGAGGTGCTGGCGGTGCTCGCGGCGGCGGCTTCCAGCGCGATCCCCGGCGGGGTCGTTTCCTCTGTACGCCGCGCGGCGGCGCCGGATTTTGGCCGGTCTTCATGGAAGATCGCGGGTCTGCTGGAAAATACACGGCCGTTTTAGCCATCAAGACGGGAAAAGGGAAGGGCTGTTAAAGTGACTGTATTCAATGAATTCGTAAAATCCGTTATAAAGATATTTCAGACTTCAGGTCTGGCCGAAAACGACCCAAGAAATTACGTTATGATTGCAATTGCCGGAGTTTTAATTTATCTTGCGGTGAAAAAGCAGTTCGAACCGCTCCTGCTGCTGCCGATTGCATTTGGCATGCTGCTGGTCAATCTGTATCCGGCCATCATGGCGGCACCATCCGGTTCGGAGAACGGCGGACTGTTTTATTATCTTTACCTCGGCGTGAAGCTGGGAATTTACCCGCCGCTGATCTTTCTTGGAATCGGCGCGATGACGGATTTCGGCCCGCTGATTTCCAATCCGAAGAGTTTTCTGCTCGGCGCGGCGGCTCAGCTCGGCATATTTACAACTTTCATCGGCGCGGTCTTCCTTGGGTTCAGCACCAAACAGGCGGGTGCCATCGGGATTATCGGCGGCGCCGACGGTCCGACGGCCATTTATGTGACTTCCAAATTGGCTCCGGAGCTTCTGGGCCCCATCGCGGTGGCGGCTTATTCCTACATGGCGCTGGTCCCGATCATTCAGCCCCCGATCATGAAGGCCCTGACGACGAAAAAGGAACGCCTCGTGCGGATGGAACAGCTTCGCCCGGTTTCGAAACTGGAGAAAGTCCTGTTCCCGATCATCGTCACAGTCCTGATCTCCCTTCTGCTGCCCGATGCTGCTCCTCTGGTTGGAATGCTGATGCTCGGCAATCTGTTCCGGGAAAGCGGAGTTGTGGAACGCATCAGCAAGACTGCGCAGAATGAACTGATGAACATCATCACGATTTTCCTCGGCACTACGGTCGGCGCAACCGCTACCGGTACCCTTTTCCTTTCCTGGGGAACGATCAAGATCGTGATTCTCGGCCTGCTGGCCTTTGGTGTTGGGACGGCCGGCGGCGTGCTGTTCGGCAAATTAATGTGCCACATGAGCGGGTATAAGGTCAATCCGCTGATCGGGTCAGCGGGCGTTTCCGCGGTTCCCATGGCGGCGCGCGTCACCCAGAAAGTCGGCCAGGAAGAGGATCCCGGCAATTTCCTTCTGATGCATGCGATGGGTCCGAATGTCGCAGGCGTGATCGGCTCCGCGGTGGCGGCGGGCGTATTGCTCAGTATTTTGGGCTGAATTTTATAAATTTTAATGTTTGAAATCGCCCGCACAATGCGTGCGGGCGATTTTTTCTGCCGGCACTGTTTTCAGAACGGTGCGGTTTGCACTTTTTTGCAGAATAAGATACAATGAAAGCACACGGGCGGCAGACCCGATTTTAATTTCTGGCGGTGGAGTATATGTCTGAACGGAATGAATTAAGGAAAAGAGTCCTCGAAAAAGAATTTTCCCGGATGAATGCGAAACAAAAGGAAGCGGTTTTCGCTGTCAGCGGTCCGCTTCTGATTTTGGCGGGAGCCGGGAGCGGGAAAACAACCGTACTGGTGAACCGGATCGCCAACCTGGTCCGTTACGGCAGCGCCTATGAGTCCGCGACGGAGCCTGAACTGACCGGAGAAGAGCAGAAGGAAATTTCACTTTTTCTGGAAGGGAGAGGGGAACTGCCCCGGCAGATCATCGAAAGGCTTGCGGCTGATCCCTGCCCCCCCTGGCGCATCCTCGCCATTACGTTCACCAACAAGGCGGCGGAAGAGCTGAAGAACAGGCTGGGCGCCATGCTGGGCGAGGACGGCGGGGAAGTTTGGGCCTCCACTTTCCACTCTTCCTGCGCGCGCATGCTTCGCAGGAACGGGGAATGTCTGGGCTTTACCAGGCATTTCACCATCTATGACACCGAGGATTCCCGCAGAGTGATGAAGGACTGCCAGAAAAGACTTGGCATCGACGACAAGAAGCTTTCCTTTAAGGCGATCCTCGCGGAAATTTCCCGCGCAAAGGACAATTTGATCGGTCCCGAAGAGTATATCAGAGACGCGGGAGGGGACGAGCGGGCCGAAAAGATCGGCGCGGCCTACCGGATTTATCAGAGCTCGCTGAAAAATTCGGATGCCATGGACTTTGACGATCTGATTTTCAATACGATTTTGATGTTCCGGCAGGAACCGGAAGTTTTGGAGTACTACCAGAACCGGTTCCGCTACGTCCTGGTGGACGAGTACCAGGACACCAGCCATGCGCAGTATGTTTTCGTCAAAATGCTGGCGGAAAAAAGCCGGAACCTCTGCGTGGTGGGGGACGACGATCAGAGCATTTATCAATTCCGCGGGGCGACGATTGAAAATATCCTGAGCTTTGAAAAATCGTTTCCGCACGCAAAGGTCATCCGTCTTGAACAGAATTACCGTTCCACCAAGACGATTCTGGCCGCGGCGAACGCAGTGATCGCAAATAATGAAAACCGGAAGGGAAAGACTCTGTGGACGGAAAATCCGGCGGGACGGAAAATTCAGGTCAGGACTGCTTCCAGCGAACAGGACGAAGCCTCCTACATAGCGGACCGGATTCTGGAAGGGGTGGCCGCCGGACGAAAATTTTCGGATTTTGCCGTTCTGTACCGCATGAACACGCAATCGAATGCTCTGGAGAAAATTTTTTCCAAGTCGGGAATCCGGTACCGGATCATCGGAGGGCAGCGCTTCTACGACCGCCGGGAAATCCGGGATATGATCGCGTACCTGAATGTCATCAACAATCCGGACGACGAGGTCAGGCTTCAGCGCATTCTCAACCGGCCGAAACGGTCGATCGGGGACAAGACCATCGCGCAGACCGCGGAAATAGCCGCTCAGTTGGGGGAGAGCCTGTTTTCGGTTATCAGCCGCGCGGACGAATTCGAGCCGCTTCGGCGCGCGGCCCCAAAGCTTCTTGCTTTCGCAAAAATGATACAGGAATTGTCCGACCTGGCTTCGGACGAAACGGTCGGGCTGGGGGAGCTGTACCGGCAGCTTCTCCAAAAGACCGGATATCTTGACGCGCTGATGATTTCCGGGGAGGAAGACGCGCAGGACCGCGCCGACAACGTGCGGGAACTGTCGACCAACCTGATCAAATATGAGGAGGACAACGGAGAGGAATCGAGCCTTTCCGGATTCCTGGAGGAAGTTTCGCTGCTGACGGATATCGACAATTATGACGGCTCCTCCGATTCTGCCGTCCTGATGACCATGCATTCGGCGAAGGGATTGGAATTTCCGGTCGTTTTCCTGCCCGGCTTTGAAGAGGGGATTTTTCCCGGAATGCAGGTGCTGTACAATCCGGGGGAGATTGAAGAAGAACGCAGGCTTGCTTATGTTGCCATTACGCGGGCCAGGGAAGAGCTCTACATCCTGAATTCAGAATACAGGATGCTGTTCGGGAGCAGTCTCCACAACCTTCCGTCGCGTTTTTTAAAGGAAATCCCGGAGGATCTGACGGAGAGAAGCCGCTCCAGGGATTGGCAAAAACCGAAGCCGGGGATTGCCGTTCCGACTTCGGCAAGGGAAGCCAGGGCGGTCACTACGACTGCTGCGCGCAATTTCAGGCCGGCCTTTCAGCCGGCCCCGGCGGCGAAGCTTGTCTTCCGGGCCGGCGACGGAGTTGTTCATAAGACATTCGGGACAGGAGTGATCCTTTCCGCTTCCGCCGTGGGAAATGACACGTTGCTGGAGATTGCATTTGACAAGGCCGGGACAAAAAAGCTGATGGCGAATTTTGCCCGCCTGGAAAAATTGGAATAGGTGCTCAGGCATCCCTTCCATAAAAATCCCCGCCTGAAGGAAACATCAGACGGGGACTTTTGTTATGCGTTCTCTCCGCTCTTGCCTTTATCGCTGGAGATATCGCTGACCTTGGGCGGGAAAAAGTCTTCGGCAGGAAATTCAATGCGGCGGAACATCTCGCGCGGACTGTCGGATGTAGGCTGGCATTCCTGTTCCGGAATGCAGAATTCGTAGGATGGGATCAGCATCGGGATGTCACGGACCAGCTGAGTGATGGTAAACAGACCGATCGTCGCATAAATGGCGTGACTGCATCCAAAATCGAACTCCGCTCCGTACAGGGCGCTGATGCTTTCAGGAATTCCGCTGCACACGTCGCAGCCTTGCGGCGGGCGGTCGCAGATCTTTGCGGAGAGTCCGATCGGCTCGGAGACTCTGCAGACGGCTTTCGGGAGCACTTTGCCCGTTGTCACTTCAACGTCAGGATCTGCGCTGCAGCCGGATTCAAAGGTTTTCACATTGCCGTCGCTGCCGAACAGGATCACGCGCTTGTTTGCAAGGCATACGCCATGCAGAACATTCGGGCAGGCGGACTGAGGCAGGAATACGTCCAGGCAGACATCGAAGAAGAAGTTCAGGTCTACGGCGTAAAACCCCTGATTGAACGGAACGGGCTCCAGGTGGAGAAATACCTTGATGACTTCGGCGCTCCGGATTCGCACGTTGCATGCGTGCTCGATCAGGTCATGCTTGTCGGGAGTGAAAAAGACTCTCATATCCTCCAGGTACTCTTTTGAACTGCAGGAATCATATACCCGCGCCGCGTCAATGCAGACGGCTTCTTTGATGTTTCCTGTACTTCTGCTGTTCGGATTGCTTTGCGTATTCTGAGCTGCTACAGCCGGATCCGTATTGTTTCTATCCATAAAATCATCCTCCTAACACAAATTGGAACCTTGTATCTCTATAACATTTTATGGCGGCGATTTCATTGTGTTACAGGAATTCTTTTATGGATAATTGGATTTACAGCTGAATTAACCAAGAAATCCGCTGTTGCCCTGTTCCAGGTTTCTGACGGCGTTTTGAATGCGGCTTTTCGCCTCTTCGCCGGTGACGGAATCCTGTACGTACTGAATCACGGATTTTTGTCCCTCGTCGCCGAGAAGGGCGAAGTTTTTCATTGCGTTTTGGTGCCGCGCCAAAGACATCATCAGGCCGATCGGCATATCGGCGCCAGTTTTGTTTTCACCCATTTAAATCCCTCCTGTTTGTATTTTCTATTATTGTTGCAGGAACGGTCTGTGGCGATACGAAAATTTTTTTGTTAAAATTTGTCAGATTTCTCCTGCGAGAACTGAAAAAAGTTGCATCGGGAATCATATTTTGTTATAATAAGCCGGATCGAAATCTATGATTAAGAGTTGAAAAAAATGGCAAAAGTTACATTAATCACATACACGCCCGATCCGGATCAGCTGGTTGCCCGGGCGGCCAGGCTTTGTTATTCCTCGGCTTCCATCGAGGAGATACAGGACAGCCTGACACCGGAAAAAACGGCGTCTATGGTGGAGATGCTTGCGGGAATGGGGCATGACAGCCCCACCGAGCACGCGTCCTTCACATTCGGAATCGAAGGGGTCTCCAGGTCGTTCCTCGCGCAGATCACCAGGCACAGGATTGCATCTTACAGCGTGAAAAGCCAGCGGTATGTCAACGAAAAAAATTTTGAATTTGTCATTCCGCCTGAGATTGATGCGATTCCGAAGGCCAGGGAAGAGTTTCTTGCCGCGATGGAGGACGACCGCAGGAGGTACGAAGCAATTTCCGAGCTGCTGCTGAAAAAGCATAAAAACCGGCTGATGGAATCCGGAATGCCGGAAAAGAAAGCGAAGTCGGCGGCCCGGAAGCTGGCAAACGAGGACGCGCGATTTGTTCTCCCGAATGCCTGCGAAACAAAAATGATCTGCACGTTCGATGCGCGTTCCCTGAACCATTTCTTTTCTCTGCGCTGCTGCAACCGCGCGCAGTGGGAAATAAGGGAAGTCGCGGTTCAGATGCTCCGCCTTGCCCGGAAAGCGGCGCCGGCGCTTTTTGAAAAGGCCGGTCCGCCGTGTGTCAGGGGCGCGTGTGCGGAGGGGAAGATGTCCTGCGGCAAGGCCGGGGAAGTGCGGGAGTTTTTCGCAAATCTGGGGGAAGAATGATGAACGGCCGCCTCATAACGATCGACGGTCTGGACGGCAGCGGCAAAGCCACCCAGACGAAACTGCTTTGTAAAGAGCTGGAGCGCCGGGGAATCAGACTGCGGCGGGTTTCTTTTCCGGATTATGCCGCTGAATCGTCCGCACTGGTCAGGATGTATCTGAATGGTGAATTCGGCGGAACGCCGCAGAACGTCAATGCGTACGCTGCGTCTTCCTTTTTCGCGGTCGACCGTTTTTCCAGCTTTACCCGCGATTGGAAAGAGGAATATTTGAGCGGAACGCTCATTGTGGCGGACCGTTATAC
This window contains:
- the asnB gene encoding asparagine synthase (glutamine-hydrolyzing), which translates into the protein MCGIAGFCNYSEDFTEEAPFLGQLVRRMGNTLRHRGPDENGVFVSNHAAFAHQRLAVIDLEGGKQPMTAYSGGYRYTIVYNGELYNGGELRREMESVGYVFETTSDTEVLLKCYIHYGSECPKKLNGIFAFAVDDERRNRCFLCRDRFGVKPLFYTVSGDRLVFGSEVKALLQYPGINPVLDRQGLCEILGIGPARTAGTGIFKDIFEIKPGYSAIYDRDGFSTNPYFQLQSYEHPDSYEDTVSHVRYLVEDAVTRQLVSDVPLCTFLSGGLDSSVITSIAARRYRESGQILSTYSFEFTGNDRYFKPSAFQPDADDPWAAKMAEYCGTDHTVLKCDNLSQADKLYDAVDAKDMPGMADVDSSLLHFCRLIKKEHVVAVSGECADEIFGGYPWFHKKEAFEGHCFPWSPDLSVRTDLFKPEINDALDLEAYVNQRYEESIAEVPKLENESPQEARRREISYLNIKWFMSTLLDDRAGIV
- a CDS encoding DUF1836 domain-containing protein, with product MSEATDRIQKWVGQIEESKAVEWDRLPEIYLYMDQVLTYMNKQLSLYERDEGTNLLTSSMINNYVKDGVLPRPEQKKYSRDHLAILTVICMLKQVLSIQDISLLVKILLLNASQSEIYDRFCSAQTAAMKEVCDRIRSTSQSEADLTRLAIELSVEANARRTASERILNELAKSAEEKTEKKKK
- a CDS encoding AraC family transcriptional regulator, which gives rise to MGEEEFRRSFRDPFHNSLGLAVYSCGVQRCASCHSWGPAVRDHYLIHYILSGRGTFRCSGKQHRLSVGDGFLVVPSQLVSYAADGKEPWTYCWVGFNGSDAKRLMEQTGLLDREPVFHYEGDDRLERLLTGICNSSGSSPSEEARMESGLLLFLAELMDRFGKPAQPQDNGYEYVKKAIKFIDYNYSGDITVSSIASNAGISRSHLYRLFMRHISMPPNEYLMRYRVGKAAELLAAGDLTVGETAYSTGFSDQLYFSRVFRRYMGIPPSRYALGRGKSVGKEKKI
- a CDS encoding OadG family protein — protein: MNVQQEVQISLTVLITGLVVVFLMLIFLTLIIKGYGNAVHSIQSRHDQKQLRDARPLPEFEPVRAAEPAEGESPLRIQAGGEGIPDEVLAVLAAAASSAIPGGVVSSVRRAAAPDFGRSSWKIAGLLENTRPF
- a CDS encoding sodium ion-translocating decarboxylase subunit beta, translating into MTVFNEFVKSVIKIFQTSGLAENDPRNYVMIAIAGVLIYLAVKKQFEPLLLLPIAFGMLLVNLYPAIMAAPSGSENGGLFYYLYLGVKLGIYPPLIFLGIGAMTDFGPLISNPKSFLLGAAAQLGIFTTFIGAVFLGFSTKQAGAIGIIGGADGPTAIYVTSKLAPELLGPIAVAAYSYMALVPIIQPPIMKALTTKKERLVRMEQLRPVSKLEKVLFPIIVTVLISLLLPDAAPLVGMLMLGNLFRESGVVERISKTAQNELMNIITIFLGTTVGATATGTLFLSWGTIKIVILGLLAFGVGTAGGVLFGKLMCHMSGYKVNPLIGSAGVSAVPMAARVTQKVGQEEDPGNFLLMHAMGPNVAGVIGSAVAAGVLLSILG
- a CDS encoding ATP-dependent helicase, encoding MNAKQKEAVFAVSGPLLILAGAGSGKTTVLVNRIANLVRYGSAYESATEPELTGEEQKEISLFLEGRGELPRQIIERLAADPCPPWRILAITFTNKAAEELKNRLGAMLGEDGGEVWASTFHSSCARMLRRNGECLGFTRHFTIYDTEDSRRVMKDCQKRLGIDDKKLSFKAILAEISRAKDNLIGPEEYIRDAGGDERAEKIGAAYRIYQSSLKNSDAMDFDDLIFNTILMFRQEPEVLEYYQNRFRYVLVDEYQDTSHAQYVFVKMLAEKSRNLCVVGDDDQSIYQFRGATIENILSFEKSFPHAKVIRLEQNYRSTKTILAAANAVIANNENRKGKTLWTENPAGRKIQVRTASSEQDEASYIADRILEGVAAGRKFSDFAVLYRMNTQSNALEKIFSKSGIRYRIIGGQRFYDRREIRDMIAYLNVINNPDDEVRLQRILNRPKRSIGDKTIAQTAEIAAQLGESLFSVISRADEFEPLRRAAPKLLAFAKMIQELSDLASDETVGLGELYRQLLQKTGYLDALMISGEEDAQDRADNVRELSTNLIKYEEDNGEESSLSGFLEEVSLLTDIDNYDGSSDSAVLMTMHSAKGLEFPVVFLPGFEEGIFPGMQVLYNPGEIEEERRLAYVAITRAREELYILNSEYRMLFGSSLHNLPSRFLKEIPEDLTERSRSRDWQKPKPGIAVPTSAREARAVTTTAARNFRPAFQPAPAAKLVFRAGDGVVHKTFGTGVILSASAVGNDTLLEIAFDKAGTKKLMANFARLEKLE
- a CDS encoding YdeI/OmpD-associated family protein, coding for MGENKTGADMPIGLMMSLARHQNAMKNFALLGDEGQKSVIQYVQDSVTGEEAKSRIQNAVRNLEQGNSGFLG
- the thyX gene encoding FAD-dependent thymidylate synthase encodes the protein MAKVTLITYTPDPDQLVARAARLCYSSASIEEIQDSLTPEKTASMVEMLAGMGHDSPTEHASFTFGIEGVSRSFLAQITRHRIASYSVKSQRYVNEKNFEFVIPPEIDAIPKAREEFLAAMEDDRRRYEAISELLLKKHKNRLMESGMPEKKAKSAARKLANEDARFVLPNACETKMICTFDARSLNHFFSLRCCNRAQWEIREVAVQMLRLARKAAPALFEKAGPPCVRGACAEGKMSCGKAGEVREFFANLGEE